A window of Ananas comosus cultivar F153 unplaced genomic scaffold, ASM154086v1, whole genome shotgun sequence genomic DNA:
GCGTTGTCTTTAAAACAATTTTTCTATTCCAATGAGTGGCAATCGTGCACTATTTAACAAACAAAATTTACTATGGCAAGAAGTTAAAATAAACTTTTAGATTACTAGTTTTCCATAGCACATATATGCAGGTCCGCCAGAATTAATTCTCTCGGCATCGTTGACGGATAACATTCATGCACAACCATGATCTCAAAGCCTATCGACTTACACCGCGTTTTAGAATCAGTAAGCTCTTGCATTATTTGCTTGATTTGGTTTAGTGGATTTAAGAAATGTTTAAGTAAATCCTTCATttattgtaaaaagaaaaattttgtaatcaacaATAGAGTCGGTTACTTACGATTTACGAACTAGCATGGTTCTTTGCAGAGTTCCAATGGACTCGGCACCGCAAACAAGCCACTTGCCGACTTTCTCCTACTCCGAGGAGTCGGCGAGCTTTCGACCTCGGCGCCGTCTTCGTTCATTCGTAAGCACCAAGAAAACAGATTGCGGCGGATGCATTGAGGAAATTATTGGCAGTGCCTGGTTTACCACGTCAGCCATAGACTGTACAGCATTTACTGTCAATCTCTATATACGTTTTAAACTTTCGCCCTTCAttaaatttcatcatatctttttttttttataacaattatttactatatatatataatttgaggataagttataattttaaatttaattgtatagtcaaattttaatttttaattttttatagttaaaCTTAGAACTAAAAAGTTTTATCTAATTCCTCTTATTTTTTTTGCAGTccacggatgacgtggtgaactTCGTCCACGCAACAATTTTTCCCGGAGAAGTAAAGCggtgcaagagagagagaagcagagAACGCTATAGAACGCCGTATAAAGGGCGTAGGGGATTGAACGAAACCGTAACCTTAAACCCTAGGGCAGaggagatcgagatcgagagagagagagagagagagagagcaatggcGACGGAGAGCTCGGCCATGGCGGTGATCAGGGCCTCGCGCCCCTTCTTTCGCAACTCCCACGACAAGGTCGCCTTCGCCGTCCACGCCTCCTTCCTCGCCGCCGGCTactccctcgccgccgccgggAAGAGCGCCTTCACCGATCACCTCCCCTCCGGTTGGTATCAATTCCCTCCCCGATCCCATCTCTCTTTGAAACCCTCGGGTTCCGATCTAATTCCTCTTTGTTTGATTTGTTGTTTGTGTTGCATTGcaggggaggaggaggtgggaaTCGATGGGTGGAACGAGCTTGAAGATCGCTACGCTTTTGTTTACTTTAAGAATGAGAAGGGGGTAAAAAAGCGAGTTCTGGTCAAGTGCTTGGCGATTGGAGATAAGCTCGCTGTAGATGTGCTGAACCTTGAAGGGGAGCAAAAGGAACCTCTTCATCTCCAAATCAAGTATGGATTCGTTTGTAAAAATTgaaaccttttccttttttttgggcaATTTGTGTGGTTATTGTTGATTCTGTGTTACTGTTCGTGGTTGCAGTGTGAAGGATTACTTGTCTGACGATGGTGTTGATCAACCGAGAAATTATGGGGATATGTACAAGGATCTTAAGGGCCTTGTTGAGAGCTTGAAGTCTAGTGTTTTGGATAAATTGGAGGATGGATATGAACGAAAATTGAATGCCAAAGTCGAGACCTCTTCATCTTCTCGCAGGTCTCTTCAACTTGAAATTTGGATCTCTGAGTTTAATATACTAGTTTTAATCATTAAATTCTTGTGCCATTTAACttattagaaaaattacttTGAAAACTGATTTGAGAAATGCATAGAAGCCTCTTAGAGATATGTGTTAACGGTGTTAATTGCTTGGTGATTTAAGATTTGTGATGTGGTTGTTATGCAACAAGGTTTGTCTGTTTAAATGTTTTGTATGTACCAGCGATATCTGCTATGTGACATTGATATATTATTCGACAGGTAGACTGGTTTCTTTGTGCAACACCATTCTCCTTTCAACTGACAAATCATGTATAAACTATATAACCAATTGAGTGTAGTTCAGTATAATTGTGGGTTTGTAAAGGTTTATTAGTTACTTGGTGCTCTATCACAGATCATGCATTGGAGATTTGTGGAAGTACAATAAAAGCATAACAGTGTAGCATAATGCTTTGGCAGTATTGGGGTAGTTGGGTGTTGGAAGGAGCAACTTTGAAAGATTTAGGTTATAAATTTAGCACAGGAGAGAGATTAATTGATAATTAGGGAAGTTGAATAAGGGCCAAGTTTCTGTAGGTAATTAGTGGGCTTCGAGACAAGATGTTAGTAGGTGTAGAGGCATTTGAACTTGTGTCAAAGTGAATTTGGAAGAATATGTGATAATTCATGACATGAATGAACAATATCACAGGTTGATATGCTTTTAAGAAACATTTCACTTTCTCACGATACAACTTGATGCATGTGTATTGAGTAGGTCTCTGGTTGGTTGCCCCCCCTCCCTACTATACTGTGGTTGCATTCGTGTATGCTCGTATATCATGATTAATTGCTATTTTTTATGGCACAACACGACAATTTTGTGGCTTATTCTCTGTTTTCCAGTTATGAAGGGCCTGATATAGACTTAAACACTCCTGAATCGGTTGTGGGAGTTCCAGCTGAGGATCAGCGTCAACCACCAAAGTAGGTGCTTTGAGTCCTTTTCTGCTTTTTATTTGCAGTTGCATGGTATTCTAGTTCTatcctttatttattttctttatatgaTTGTAATAATAAACTTCCAAATCTGGATCAACCACAAATTTAAGGGCAAGTAAAGATAAAAAGGGAATGTATTTACTTGCAATAACAGTTGTTACTTGCAACAACAGTTGTTACTTGCAATAGCAGTTGCTAGACGGACTTCTCACTAAGTCATCATGAGTATTCGACTCACAGCCTAGGTCTACCGCTAAATCTATGGCACTAGAGGTAGTAAAAGGCTGTGCTCGAGGGGTTCAAATGTAAATACAACTGGCAAGGGTAGTGCTCAGTTTGGTCATCCTCTTAGTGTATGCATGTGTTTGTGAACAAGATGAAGAGAACTGATACGAAAAGAATTCATCAATTTGCTTGCTAACAACTTTTTACATGGACACATCTGATAAGAAAGATATCTAGGAGGGAAAGAAAAGGccgggaatgagagaaaagacaAATAAGAATGTCTGATGTAGATTAGATTGACCTTGAGCAGGACCGTTAGCTGAGTTGGCAATTAAATGAGTTCTTAGTAATTTATTGTGTCGTTGATTATATATGGGTAATAATGTGATGTCTGCCGTAAGGGTTTCGGAATtacaaaagagaaataaaaatgaatgtTGACACTTTTAGCTTGGTATTGCGTCTTAATTCTCAACCAGTCTGAATACACTTTATTTCCCTCTAGCTTTAATgttgttaatatttttaatgtgATTTCACTTTGTTTCAGCTAACATATAATAGAATtgaaacatttttttaattcatatttgGTCATATTTTATCTTTGTATGTAGTATTGTATATCCTCCAGTTCCCCCATTTGACTACAATGACGCGATCCCTGGGGCTGGTGCTGGGTTTTATCCTAACAGGTTTGTTTTCGAGCCTCACCATATTTATGTCGTAtaatttactatccaatctaTGATCTCATATGATCATATTCATTCATTTCAGGGGTCCCGGAATCGGTGGAGACATGCTCGTAGGTAATTAACTTATTCTTCAGTTATACAATATCGGATTACTTCAATTAATTCTTAGAAATTTGCTTAATGCTCTTATCATTGCACAGGGCCAAATAATCCAATCTTTTTCCCTCCTGGTGGACGCCCTGATACTCTAGGTGGATTGCCGTGAGTAacatctatttatttttctgtatCATCAAAATCTGCTTATCTTGTCCAAATCTACAGAATCATTTTGTATTAAAGGTACTAATACATGTAAATCTGATACAGTGGTGTACCTCCTGGTGCTCGGTTCGATCCCATTGGTCCTCCTGATGTTCCAGGCTTTGAGCCTGGTCGCTTTGTCAGGTACACTTCAATAGATATTTAAGCAACTAATAGATGAACCAAGTTTTGTGGCCACAAAGTATTCATTATCTGATGTTCGcctataagattaaaaaaaccATAGCATGCTTATTGTAGACATTGTTTATTTTCGCCTGTCTGGTTATCTTATAAATTGcttcttattttaatatgttGGTGCGGTAAATTTCTGTTTCTGATAAGCCTCTGCTGTAAATTCTATGCAGGCGTCAGCGGAGGCCCGGCGGCGGTACTCATCCAGATCTTGAATTCTTCCAACAAGGCCCTGACTTCATATAGAGTGTTGCCTCAGTTGCGCGGCAATTTTGCGTTTTCACCATGGTTTTGATGCATGCATATGTTTGCCGCATATATAGCTGACAGACATATACCTGACAGACAGTGCAATAAGTTTCCTTTCTGTTGCATCTAAATATATGACAAAAAAGATGTTCTATGGTGTTATACTCCTGTGAATG
This region includes:
- the LOC109705481 gene encoding probable proteasome inhibitor — encoded protein: MATESSAMAVIRASRPFFRNSHDKVAFAVHASFLAAGYSLAAAGKSAFTDHLPSGEEEVGIDGWNELEDRYAFVYFKNEKGVKKRVLVKCLAIGDKLAVDVLNLEGEQKEPLHLQINVKDYLSDDGVDQPRNYGDMYKDLKGLVESLKSSVLDKLEDGYERKLNAKVETSSSSRSYEGPDIDLNTPESVVGVPAEDQRQPPNIVYPPVPPFDYNDAIPGAGAGFYPNRGPGIGGDMLVGPNNPIFFPPGGRPDTLGGLPGVPPGARFDPIGPPDVPGFEPGRFVRRQRRPGGGTHPDLEFFQQGPDFI